One segment of Akkermansiaceae bacterium DNA contains the following:
- a CDS encoding SDR family oxidoreductase → MNQELLQKAEQRKAAFNNDPSDPLQPHRGKVAIVTGAAGGIGRATAQKLHADGATVVGLDINPAVVENLNSPGLSGAVCDITDDAALEQAVDNVVAAHGGLDIIVANAGIFKSGEYIEELGDTWDLHIKINLTATQRFLRFSIPYLKVGIDASIIIMGSRNFSAPGPGAAAYSVTKAGVTQLARVAALELAPFGVRVNTLHPDAVFDTELWTQEALEKSAARYGMTIQEYKTKNLLHTEIKSTDIARLVSTVAGPAFKATTGAQIPIDGGNDRVI, encoded by the coding sequence ATGAACCAGGAACTCCTCCAAAAAGCCGAGCAACGTAAAGCCGCTTTCAACAACGATCCATCCGATCCGCTTCAACCCCATCGCGGCAAAGTCGCCATCGTCACCGGTGCGGCCGGCGGTATCGGTAGGGCCACCGCGCAAAAACTACATGCCGATGGTGCCACGGTCGTAGGCCTCGATATCAACCCTGCTGTAGTGGAAAACCTGAACAGTCCCGGCCTGAGCGGAGCTGTTTGTGATATCACCGACGATGCGGCGCTGGAACAAGCGGTCGACAACGTCGTTGCCGCACATGGGGGGCTCGACATCATCGTTGCCAATGCCGGGATTTTCAAATCAGGGGAATACATCGAGGAGCTTGGCGACACCTGGGATCTTCACATCAAGATCAACCTCACAGCGACGCAGAGATTCCTCAGGTTTTCCATCCCCTACCTCAAGGTCGGCATCGATGCGTCCATCATCATCATGGGCTCGCGTAATTTCTCCGCTCCTGGACCTGGAGCCGCCGCCTATTCAGTCACCAAAGCCGGGGTTACCCAGCTGGCACGTGTTGCCGCCCTCGAACTCGCCCCCTTCGGTGTCCGGGTCAACACACTGCACCCCGACGCGGTTTTTGATACCGAGCTCTGGACCCAGGAAGCATTGGAAAAATCCGCCGCCCGCTACGGCATGACCATTCAAGAATACAAAACCAAGAACCTGCTCCACACCGAAATCAAGTCCACCGACATTGCCCGGCTTGTCAGCACCGTTGCCGGGCCCGCCTTCAAAGCTACCACCGGAGCCCAAATCCCAATCGACGGTGGCAATGACCGGGTCATTTGA
- a CDS encoding HAMP domain-containing protein — protein sequence MSIRLKILIALLCTGVIPALSFWWFAETVVHKSRVAEVHNKLQVFADLQALRMAETFRHDSEKVALISSRTQMRLSLASYLDDRDPAKLHRIETILTDALDSAPYFEMVALASMDRQVIASTAPAMRGQNLQANSAYLSALTGSYGYTYVITPKQDGPPGEKVQKILSGPIFHHQQQIGIIIVAASVDDTDNNIDDAAGFGGKGRTRLVRIHKGQIDQCLLPLSAREEGISLLLNNGRPLTSLPDQDDNHTFVDAITQDEHMVAIAPVHNTNLAVVTDIKRKTALQPIDQLVTFGRTVGILSIISILAISIFFARALSRPLRRVAHTAKRISMGDLDARAKVTTHDEVGLLASSFNRMAEKLVNANRTLEKKVRQRTKQLKTTQKLLIQAEKLESLGRLAAGVAHEVKNPLFVIQSGLDYFGMTMKNENEATLKTLELMDEAVQRANKIVLGMLELSRSEEFNLKPVDINELVEKSLVLIDHGLTEKSIYLSRVCHPGIPKVLMDFHKMEQVLINLLDNAISASPKGGSITIKTFTTRLAPVKRNEGLRHFDRLREDDDVAVIEITNTGPPINDANMRKLFDPFFTTKASNEGTGLGLAVCKTIVDLHNGSIHIENVEIPEGVRVSVMLKITSQPSDNANHRSQHP from the coding sequence ATGTCGATCAGGCTAAAGATTCTCATCGCACTACTCTGCACCGGTGTCATCCCCGCCCTGTCCTTCTGGTGGTTCGCCGAGACCGTTGTGCATAAGAGCCGCGTGGCGGAAGTGCATAACAAACTTCAAGTCTTTGCGGATTTGCAGGCACTCCGCATGGCGGAAACATTTCGGCACGATTCGGAAAAGGTGGCACTCATTTCCAGTCGCACTCAAATGCGGCTTTCCCTGGCATCTTACCTCGACGACCGCGACCCGGCCAAACTCCATCGCATTGAGACCATCCTCACTGATGCGCTTGATTCGGCACCCTATTTCGAAATGGTGGCTCTCGCCTCCATGGACCGACAGGTCATCGCCAGTACGGCCCCTGCAATGCGTGGCCAAAACCTTCAGGCCAACAGTGCCTATCTCTCCGCCTTGACCGGCTCCTACGGCTATACCTATGTCATCACACCGAAACAGGATGGCCCCCCTGGGGAGAAAGTCCAAAAAATCCTGAGTGGCCCGATCTTCCATCACCAGCAGCAGATAGGCATCATCATCGTGGCAGCCAGCGTCGATGACACCGACAACAATATCGATGATGCCGCTGGCTTCGGAGGTAAAGGACGCACCCGGCTGGTGCGTATTCACAAGGGACAGATCGACCAGTGCCTACTGCCCCTGTCAGCCCGGGAGGAGGGCATCAGCTTGTTACTCAACAATGGCAGGCCACTCACCTCATTGCCGGACCAGGATGACAACCATACTTTTGTAGACGCCATCACACAAGATGAGCACATGGTGGCAATCGCACCTGTTCACAACACCAACCTGGCTGTTGTGACTGACATCAAGAGAAAAACAGCACTGCAACCAATCGACCAACTGGTCACCTTCGGAAGAACCGTCGGTATCCTGAGTATCATCAGCATCCTGGCAATCTCGATCTTTTTCGCCCGTGCGCTTAGCAGACCACTGCGCCGAGTGGCTCATACGGCCAAACGCATCTCCATGGGAGATCTGGACGCAAGGGCCAAGGTGACGACACACGACGAGGTGGGGCTCTTGGCCAGTAGCTTCAACCGGATGGCTGAGAAACTCGTCAACGCTAACAGAACCCTTGAAAAAAAGGTCCGTCAACGCACCAAACAATTGAAAACCACCCAGAAACTGCTTATTCAGGCTGAAAAACTCGAATCCCTGGGACGCCTGGCCGCTGGCGTGGCCCATGAGGTGAAAAACCCGCTTTTTGTCATCCAGAGTGGGCTGGATTACTTTGGCATGACCATGAAAAATGAAAACGAGGCGACCCTGAAGACACTCGAACTCATGGACGAAGCCGTGCAACGGGCTAACAAGATCGTACTCGGCATGCTCGAACTCTCCCGCTCCGAAGAGTTTAATCTCAAACCGGTGGACATCAACGAACTGGTCGAGAAATCACTCGTTCTCATCGACCACGGGCTGACGGAAAAATCGATCTACCTGAGTCGGGTATGCCATCCAGGCATCCCCAAGGTGCTCATGGATTTTCACAAAATGGAACAGGTGTTGATCAATCTATTGGACAACGCCATTAGCGCTTCCCCGAAAGGTGGCAGCATTACGATCAAGACCTTTACCACGAGGCTTGCCCCTGTGAAAAGGAATGAAGGCTTGCGCCACTTTGATCGCCTGCGTGAGGACGATGATGTGGCCGTGATAGAAATCACCAATACCGGCCCACCCATCAATGATGCAAACATGCGTAAGCTGTTCGACCCCTTTTTCACGACAAAAGCTTCCAATGAAGGCACTGGCCTTGGACTTGCCGTTTGCAAAACCATCGTAGATCTGCACAATGGCAGTATTCACATTGAGAATGTTGAAATCCCGGAAGGGGTTCGCGTTTCCGTCATGCTGAAAATCACCTCCCAACCATCCGACAACGCAAACCATCGCTCCCAACACCCATGA
- a CDS encoding response regulator, which yields MNPETSKNAPKTKVLIVDDEAAITQIMELNLTATGNYEVLTTNESLKARQLAAEFLPDILLLDVVMPGLDGGDVLREIRSIPELSAVPAVMVTALVSNVEISQDDVVATGDCVMLPKPVRLAKLIETMEMVLAGEL from the coding sequence ATGAATCCAGAAACCTCGAAAAACGCGCCAAAAACAAAGGTCCTCATCGTTGATGACGAAGCTGCCATCACCCAGATCATGGAGCTCAATTTAACGGCAACGGGAAATTACGAAGTCCTTACAACCAATGAGTCACTCAAGGCCAGACAGCTTGCGGCCGAATTCCTGCCGGATATCCTGCTCCTTGATGTTGTCATGCCCGGCCTCGACGGTGGCGATGTCCTACGCGAAATCCGGTCGATTCCCGAACTTTCCGCCGTGCCGGCCGTGATGGTCACCGCGCTGGTCTCGAATGTTGAAATCAGCCAGGACGATGTCGTAGCCACTGGCGACTGTGTGATGCTGCCAAAACCTGTGCGCCTGGCCAAACTCATTGAAACCATGGAAATGGTCCTGGCAGGCGAATTATAA
- a CDS encoding c-type cytochrome, with amino-acid sequence MKSSLKKLTLLCLSAAAIQITQAADQPLKIRKGERIVLIGSGLGSRMNHFGHFETELQLRNPQSKLVIRNMCDEGNTPGFRPHPGRRSPWAFPGAEKFQTELAKGTGSQGDFDTPDQWITRLKADTIIAFFGFNSSFAGPQGVDNYKAELTAFIRHTLGQKYNGQSAPQLAIVSPTAFQDLSDKYGSPDGASANSNLALYTKAMRDVCADQGVLFIDVYSPSKAIFDSSQKELTIDGALLNSTGYAWLAQRLADSIYGKQTPDNTHRLLVHNAVNEKNWCWLNDFKIPNGVHVYGRRYKPYGPQNYPDELKKTREMTEVRDWAIWRALEGKKSDLAAADAKTHKLPPVKSNYKPSTKNGDPDYEPGTQSQTRITTAPGYKMELFASEKEFTDLANPVQLAFDNKGRLWVATMPSYPHYRIGDPRPADKLIILEDTDHDGKADKQTTFAADLHIPIGFEITSEGVYVSQSGSLVLLKDTDGDDKYDVKEVILSGFDDHDTHHAISAFCADPSGAILMGEGVFLHSNVETAYGPVRGTNGGFFRYSPQRKELIRYAQFSIPNPWGIAFDDYGQDFFIHTSGPSASWMMPGSVKPRYGVNLRAPDILTSHQVRPTSGLEIVSSRHFPDDVQGDLLINNNIGYLGAKQHQLLEDGTGFTTKYRQDLFKSADKNFRPVDLEFAPDGSLYVADWHNVLIGHMQHNARDPYRDHVHGRIYRVTYPARPLVKPAKVAGASVAELLENLKLHEARTRYRTRRELRGRSADEVLPALKSWAAQQSDERHKLEALWVSWGLNQVDADLLRLLLKSSDHKIRAAAVRVLRFNGHMIDDQASLLMAAANDDHGRVRLEAITAASWLGKERGLPIVEAAGRKPVDNYIKQAYQFALAHLKGETAKAEPKHVVKTHLKGANKKLFLKGAEIYERESYCGTCHQPDGKGLPAAGFPPLAGAKWVTQDEERLIKIALNGLHGPIEVLGQAYPGQVPMTAFGGMLNDKDIAAVLTYVRNSFGNKASAISPEKVKQVREATKGKEGFYSPEELLKEHPHQ; translated from the coding sequence ATGAAGTCATCACTGAAAAAACTCACCCTGCTGTGTTTGTCCGCTGCTGCAATCCAGATAACACAAGCTGCGGATCAACCACTGAAAATCCGAAAAGGCGAACGGATCGTTCTCATCGGCAGCGGTCTTGGCTCACGTATGAATCACTTCGGGCACTTTGAAACCGAACTTCAACTGCGCAACCCACAGAGCAAACTCGTCATCCGCAACATGTGTGACGAGGGCAACACCCCGGGCTTCCGTCCGCACCCGGGCCGCCGATCCCCATGGGCCTTCCCCGGAGCTGAAAAATTCCAGACCGAACTCGCCAAGGGCACCGGAAGCCAGGGGGACTTTGACACACCCGACCAATGGATCACCCGGCTGAAGGCCGACACCATCATCGCCTTCTTCGGCTTCAACTCATCCTTCGCTGGGCCGCAAGGTGTCGATAACTACAAGGCGGAACTCACGGCATTCATTCGGCATACGCTTGGCCAGAAGTACAATGGCCAGTCTGCACCTCAACTCGCCATTGTCTCACCCACCGCCTTCCAGGATCTGTCTGACAAATACGGCTCGCCGGACGGTGCCTCGGCTAACAGCAACCTGGCACTTTACACCAAAGCGATGAGGGATGTCTGTGCCGACCAAGGTGTGCTTTTCATCGATGTCTACTCCCCGTCCAAAGCCATTTTCGATTCCTCCCAAAAGGAATTAACCATCGATGGTGCCCTGCTCAACAGCACAGGCTATGCGTGGTTGGCGCAACGACTTGCCGACTCCATCTACGGGAAACAAACACCCGATAACACACACCGCCTGCTAGTCCATAACGCGGTGAACGAAAAAAACTGGTGCTGGCTCAATGATTTCAAAATCCCTAACGGTGTGCACGTCTACGGTCGTCGATACAAACCATACGGCCCACAAAACTACCCCGATGAGCTCAAAAAGACCCGCGAAATGACCGAAGTCCGCGACTGGGCGATCTGGCGTGCTCTCGAAGGCAAAAAATCCGATCTCGCAGCTGCCGATGCCAAGACCCACAAACTCCCGCCGGTCAAATCCAACTATAAACCAAGTACTAAAAATGGCGACCCCGACTACGAGCCAGGCACGCAGTCGCAGACCAGGATCACCACGGCACCAGGCTATAAAATGGAGCTCTTTGCCTCTGAAAAGGAATTCACTGATCTGGCCAACCCCGTGCAGCTTGCCTTCGATAACAAAGGCCGCCTCTGGGTCGCTACCATGCCGAGCTATCCGCACTACCGTATCGGTGACCCCAGGCCTGCCGATAAACTGATCATCCTCGAGGATACCGACCATGATGGCAAAGCCGACAAACAAACGACGTTCGCCGCTGATTTGCACATCCCCATCGGTTTCGAGATCACATCCGAAGGTGTCTACGTTTCCCAAAGCGGCAGCCTCGTCCTGCTTAAGGACACCGATGGCGATGACAAGTATGACGTCAAGGAGGTCATCCTCAGCGGTTTTGACGACCACGATACCCACCATGCCATATCCGCCTTTTGCGCCGACCCCTCCGGAGCCATCCTGATGGGCGAAGGCGTGTTCCTGCACTCGAATGTGGAAACCGCATACGGTCCGGTCCGCGGCACCAACGGTGGTTTCTTCCGCTACTCCCCACAGCGTAAAGAACTCATTCGTTATGCCCAGTTCAGCATCCCCAACCCATGGGGAATCGCGTTTGACGACTACGGTCAGGATTTCTTCATCCACACCTCAGGCCCCTCCGCCTCATGGATGATGCCCGGCTCGGTCAAGCCTCGTTACGGTGTGAATTTGCGGGCACCCGATATCCTTACCAGCCACCAGGTGAGGCCGACTTCCGGTCTGGAAATTGTTTCCAGCCGTCACTTCCCCGACGACGTGCAGGGGGATCTGTTAATCAATAACAACATCGGCTACCTCGGCGCCAAACAGCACCAGCTGCTTGAAGACGGTACGGGATTCACCACCAAGTATCGCCAGGATCTTTTTAAATCAGCCGACAAGAATTTCCGCCCGGTCGACCTGGAATTTGCTCCGGACGGGTCACTCTATGTCGCCGACTGGCATAACGTTCTGATAGGACACATGCAGCACAATGCGCGTGATCCATACCGTGATCATGTGCATGGCAGAATCTACCGGGTCACTTATCCAGCTCGCCCGTTGGTGAAACCTGCCAAGGTTGCAGGTGCGAGTGTGGCCGAGCTGCTGGAAAACCTGAAACTCCACGAGGCACGCACACGCTACCGCACCCGCCGCGAACTGCGTGGTCGCAGTGCCGACGAAGTGCTGCCTGCACTGAAATCATGGGCCGCCCAGCAGTCGGACGAGCGTCACAAGCTCGAAGCACTCTGGGTTTCCTGGGGGCTTAACCAGGTCGACGCGGATTTGCTCAGGCTGCTGCTCAAATCCAGCGACCACAAGATCCGCGCTGCCGCCGTTCGCGTGCTCCGTTTCAATGGTCACATGATCGATGACCAGGCGTCACTGCTTATGGCCGCGGCGAACGACGATCACGGTCGGGTCCGCCTCGAAGCCATCACCGCCGCCTCCTGGTTGGGTAAAGAGCGCGGTCTCCCAATCGTGGAGGCTGCAGGCAGAAAACCGGTCGATAACTATATCAAACAGGCCTACCAGTTTGCACTGGCCCACCTCAAAGGGGAAACCGCCAAAGCAGAGCCAAAGCATGTTGTCAAAACCCACCTCAAGGGCGCAAACAAGAAACTCTTTTTGAAGGGTGCCGAGATCTACGAAAGGGAAAGCTACTGTGGCACCTGCCACCAACCCGACGGCAAAGGCCTCCCTGCCGCCGGCTTCCCGCCACTCGCTGGAGCCAAGTGGGTAACCCAGGATGAAGAGCGCCTGATCAAAATCGCGCTGAACGGGCTGCACGGCCCCATCGAAGTGCTTGGGCAGGCCTACCCCGGCCAAGTTCCGATGACCGCCTTTGGCGGCATGCTCAACGACAAGGACATTGCCGCAGTGCTGACCTATGTGAGGAATTCGTTTGGCAATAAAGCCTCTGCGATCTCGCCGGAAAAAGTCAAACAGGTCCGCGAAGCCACCAAGGGCAAAGAAGGCTTTTACAGCCCCGAGGAATTGCTCAAAGAGCACCCCCATCAATAA
- a CDS encoding type II toxin-antitoxin system RelE/ParE family toxin, whose product MGWEYKISVAALKQLKKLGPEGARRILAYLDANIAGCENPRSFGKPLKGELGELWRYRTSHYRIICQLRDDELVVLAVRVGHRRDVYE is encoded by the coding sequence GTGGGCTGGGAATACAAGATTTCAGTGGCTGCACTGAAGCAGTTGAAAAAACTGGGTCCGGAGGGAGCGCGGCGGATACTGGCCTATCTGGATGCCAACATCGCGGGGTGTGAGAATCCCCGCAGTTTTGGTAAGCCGCTGAAAGGGGAACTCGGTGAACTTTGGCGCTACCGCACCAGCCACTACCGGATCATCTGCCAGCTCAGGGATGACGAGCTTGTGGTGCTGGCCGTGAGGGTGGGGCACCGGCGGGATGTTTACGAATAA
- a CDS encoding ribbon-helix-helix protein, CopG family has translation MIAVRLDKETENRLAKLAKQTGRTKSYYLREALHEYLQDMEDYYLGMGILKEGGRLYTAAEAKRELGLND, from the coding sequence ATGATAGCGGTGAGATTGGACAAGGAAACGGAGAATCGGCTGGCGAAGCTGGCAAAGCAGACGGGCCGGACGAAGAGTTATTATCTGCGGGAAGCGCTGCATGAGTACTTGCAGGACATGGAGGACTATTACCTGGGAATGGGAATCCTCAAGGAAGGCGGAAGGCTCTACACGGCAGCTGAGGCGAAGCGGGAACTCGGATTGAATGACTGA